The DNA window CACTGAGCCCTCAGGGAGGCCCACACCAGAATCCCCCAGATGCCTGCCGAGCTCCTGGCCCCTGCAGGCTGAGCTCTGGTTGAGGGGATGGAGAGAGCGTGGTGCTGACTGGGTCCGTCCTCTCATTTCAGCGCTGTGAAGAACCTTGTTGACAGCAGCGTCTACTTCCGCAGTGTAGAGGGTCTCCTCAAACAGGCCATCAGCATCCGAGACCACATGAATGCCACGGCCCAGGGCCACAGGTAGCTCCCAGGCCTGCCCGCCCACCCCTGCTGCTCTCAGCCTCCTTGCTGTAAGAACTTGCTGCTCAGCCGGGAACTGCCACTTCTCGCTCCTTAGACAACTCCCTTTGTTCATCTCACGGTGGCTGGTGACTTCCTCTCGTCCTTTCGCCTCTGTAACAGAAGAGTTCAGTCACTCAGCACCCAGGGTCCTGAGCTctactgtgtgcctggccctgggctgggtgcGGGGGATGCAGCAGTGACCAAGACAGGTGTGCTCATGGTCTTCTCACAGAGAGATGCACAGCAACCAGGTAAACATGGAACAGACAAGAACATTCCAGACACTTGTGGAGGAATAAGAGGGCTGTGGGAGCCTCTCTCAGGAGGCGGCAGAGATGTGAACAGAGGTTCAAATGACATGCATAGATGACTCGGGGTCAGTGTTCCAGGTGCAGCAGTGGCAGAGCAgaggccctgggcctggggagcTGGGTGTGTTGGAGGACTATCTGAGGTGGGTGTGGCTGCTCTGCGTGCATGAGAGGGAGACGGGGTCAGGGTGGTGGGTAGGGGCCTCGAGGGCAACAGCAGGGAGGGCGTGTGGAATGGACGGAGGCTTTGAGCCGATGACCAGATGgtctaaaaatgaaaagtacttagAGCTCTTACATATTGGGGAGAGGGTTTTTGGAGAAGAAactctggttttattttcattataacttAATAAACGTGCATttgaacacacaaacacacacacacatgctgtaAGCTGTCACTTGACCTTGAGGGGTCTGGTTCCTGTAGTGTGGGGTTCTGGCATGCCTGTCTTCCACCAGATattcagaaaggaaacaaaaactctGTGTTGCTGTCTGTGATAACTGAGACACAAGAACTGTCAAAAAAACAAAGCctggagatcctgtcgtggctcagcagaaacgaatctgactagcatccataaggacccaggtttgatccttggttaaggatctggctttgccatgagctgtggtgtaggttgtttGCACAACTTAGATCTGAcctgttctggctgtggtgtagggcagcggctatggctccaatttgacccctagcctgggaacctccatatgccgtgggtgtgaccctaaaaggacaaaacaacaacaacaacaaagcctggaCTTCTCTTGTAgcgcagcaagttaaggatccagtgttaaggatccactatGGCTctagttgctgctatggcatgggattgatccctggcctaggaacttccatatgccatggatgcggccaaaaaaaaaaaaaaaagccttgtaaATGTGTAAGAAGGAATTTGCAGCAATCTGCCTTCTGGGTAGTGTGGGAAAGGTTCACGTGGGTTCATTTACACTAAATAACCCATCTGGCTGTGGCTGCTCTACCCTGGGTGGGTGACAGTCATTGGGACTGGAGTTCATTGCGTCAAGCCTTTCACAGCACTCTGCATGCAGTAGGGCCTCAAAAAACAGCTGTTACTTTCATCTCAGTTCCCAAGGTGCTCCTCAAAGCCCTGCTGTTATAAAACACAACAAGCCCCTGAAAGATACCAATAACAGCTGGCGTAGTAGCTGCTCACCTGCTAACACCTCTCTTTGCTTGAAGCTCCCAATTCTATGTAAGATCCAGCCACGACCTCTGAAATGGGTGGCTGGTCCCATTTTTTCCGAGGATTCCCTGaggctcaggccaggggtctcggGAGAGTGGAACTTTACCCCAGTATGCAATCGAGCCTAGCTGAGCAGCCCTCTTAAGACATTGCACATGTTTTGTTCCAGCCCCGAGgaaccacccccaccctcctcagCCTGATCCCAGAAGAGACTTGGAGGTGCTTCAGCCCCTCTGACCCAGGTCAGTGCCAAGTGGGGCTGTGAGCCTCTCTGCTCTGAACTAACTCACACTCTCAGCATCCAAGAAGGGACCTGCCTGACTAACCACTTGGGTTTTCTTCCTCAGCTTGTAGGATGGTTTCATCAGTGGGAGGCTGGAGGGTTAGGGGGCCTTGTGCCTGCCCTCTGCTGCTCAGGGCTCCTGTCAGTCCATCTCCCTTGGaattccatggtggcctagcagttaaggatccagtgtggttccagtttgacccctggcccagagaacttccacgtgctatggGCGTGGCccaaaaacaccaaacaaaaaatctctctctcaagCCCATCTCCCTTGTGCTCTCTCTGCCATCTCCCTGCCCCTTATCCAGACCAGAAGGATAAGGCCCTGTCCTGATCCCAAGAACCCTGACCCCCACAGAGAGGGGAGCCCTACCCTGTTACATGCCAGCTGCTTGCTCTACCCACACATTCTCTTAGGTAGAGCCCAGCACTGCAGTTTTCCATCAAATTCTGGAATCAGCAGCAGTTGCTGCTGACTGccatgtgaccctgagcaagtccctccccaccctggtctctgcttttccttcctgTCATAGTAGTTCATTAGGCAGCAGAGAAGGCGCTCCTCCAGTATACAGTGATGTATGTTGTAGCAGTCAGCTACTGCTGCATGACAAACTATatccccaaaacttagtggcttagtGGCACCAGTGGTTTGTCTGCTACAGTTCTGCAATTTGGGACTGCAGCTGGGAAATTTTGCTGGGCTCACCTGGGGCCTAGTCATGCCCCTTGTTGGAGTTCAATGGGGCTGGATAGTCAGAGGTGGCCTCATATCTGGCCCTCGACCAGTATTGTCTGCTTGGGGGTATGGTGAGGAATCTGGTTCTCCTCCATGTGGCCTCTCCAGCAGGCCAACCCAAGCTTCCACTGGTTGGGTGCCCAGTATGCACATGCTCATCCAGCCTTGCCTTGTTTCACAGTTACAGATATACCATTGGTCAAGGCCAGTCACGTGGTCAGGACTAATCCCAGATGGGATGCCTTCAGTACTGGGAGGGTGTGGCACCAAGAAAGGCCTATTCTTGTTATTTTGTGCTCATGCAGGGCAGACACAGGCACAGTGGAGGTGTCCAAAGAACTGACTGAGCCCCCAGCTTGTGTGGCTCTTGGAGCCCCCCACTTTTTTGCTGAGATGGTGCTCTAGGCTGTGGGGGTCTTTTCAGAGGGTCAGGGGAGGCATGGGTGGGGACTGGGCCCCCATAGCCCCTAGAGCAGCAGACCAAGAGCCAAGAGGCAGCAAAATTCACGGGTGTGCAGTCAGAAAGTTCTTATtcgcacctgctgtgtgccaggcttaACTCTGGGTATAGAGGTGGTAAGGAATCCCTCAGGCTGTGGAATTGCCTAAGGGATATCGGGGAGGGCCTGGGGCCAGAGGGGCTGCCATGGGGGTCAGCAACCCACCCCATTTCCCCACCCAGTGTTGCCCACTAGCCCTAGACCCACACCCCACCAGCTGTCCCATCCTCCTCCCTGTGCCCCGGTCCCTCCCACCCTGGAGCCTCAAGGATGCCATACTTCTGCTCTCTCTACACCCTCTGTTCCAGCCTGGAGCCTCCCAGCCCACCATGAACATCCTAGGTCATCTGCTGTCCCTCCACTATTGCATCCTCTTGGAATAGAGTGTTCTTTGGCTCCTCGTCATCCCACCTTTGTCCCTACAGACCATGCTCTGCTTCCCCTACCTGAGAATTGCCACCCCAACCCTCTTCTCTCAGAGCCTCCATTCCCACTTTTCCTGAGTCTGCTCACCCTCGGTGATGTAGGTGACCTCCACAGGGTCAAATCTTGGCTTCCCCTGCCTCTCCAGGGGCACATATCCCCATTTTGtagaagaggaaacaggctcagagaggtgaggcaGGGTCACCACCCATGATGGGAAATGACAGAATTCACACCCAAACCCTATAACCCTCAGCACTTCACCTCTGCCCCTGGCTCCACCTAGGATCCTGCCATCTCATCAGGGGCTACCTTGCAGCCCTGGGGGTGTCTCAGAACTCTCTTTGACCCTTGCTTCTTGCCCCCCAGCCAGTCCAAACTGGGCCCTTGGACACAGCCTTGAGGAACTTGGCACGGACCGAAGACAAAGCAAGTATGGCCAGCGCATTCCTCCTGTTTCCGCCTGGAGCTTCCAGGCCAGCCATGGGTGTCCTGAGACGAGGCTTTGCTGCCCCTGGATTCTTACCTGCCCCCTCATTGGCCGTGGACACGGCCAAAGCAGTGGCTCCTTGAACCAATAACTGCCACCACTACAGCCCTGATCACGCACCTGCTTGTGCTGGAGCTGTCACAAGAGTCATCTTTCATCCTTACAGCCCTGTAAGGCAGGTGTCACCCCAATACAGATGGGAA is part of the Sus scrofa isolate TJ Tabasco breed Duroc chromosome 2, Sscrofa11.1, whole genome shotgun sequence genome and encodes:
- the BORCS8 gene encoding BLOC-1-related complex subunit 8 isoform X1; translation: MEEPEMQLKGKKVTDKFTESVYVLANEPSVALYRLQEHVRRSLPELAQHKADMQRWEEQSQGAIYTVEYACSAVKNLVDSSVYFRSVEGLLKQAISIRDHMNATAQGHRQLPLFISRWLVTSSRPFASVTEEFSHSAPRVLSSTVCLALGWVRGMQQ